From Hippoglossus stenolepis isolate QCI-W04-F060 chromosome 4, HSTE1.2, whole genome shotgun sequence, a single genomic window includes:
- the LOC118106600 gene encoding A disintegrin and metalloproteinase with thrombospondin motifs 15, producing MATLIHCLIVFIHFFFYLKQTFCMEVDFFTPERVDLQDDEKHLQMNVFRLTAFKQEFYLRLTPDSSFLALGTLAPESGPLAPNASEAADLRACFYSGDVNTDPDSFAAVSLCKGLHGGFSYKGMEYFISRNRAEDAAVASGYRNYLDRTHVIRRRGRTDAHFGRNFTSRCGVTPDPSFTVSLEKYKHVGELDNDDFTETVLKTLGRSKRFASIPRFVEVLVVADESMATFHGDDLKHYLLTLMSVAARLYKHPSIFNSINIVVVGFMVINEANKGPKVSSNAALTLRNFCSWQKKLNKHNDKHPDYWDTAILFTKQDLCGATTCDTLGMADVGTMCDPKRSCSVIEDDGLPSAFTTAHELGHVFNMPHDNVKACEEVFGKLKDNHMMSPTLIQIDRSRPWSVCSAAIITEFLDRGHGDCLLDQPQRQLSLPDNLPGSSYSLHRQCELAFGPASKPCPYMQPCSKLWCTGKARGQLVCQTRHFPWADGTSCGNGKVCYRGACADKNATMQIKVDGRWGKWGAFGDCSRSCGGGVQLAKRECNNPVPENGGKYCYGLRIKYRSCNLNPCPETGKSFREEQCEAFNGLNLNTNRLGSSVVWVPKYSGISPKDKCKLICRANGTGYFYVLAPKVVDGTPCSPDTSAVCVQGKCIKAGCDGKLDSNKKSDKCGVCGGDNKGCKKVSGLFTKPVHGYNFVVMLPVGASNIDIRQRGYRGMVSDENYLAVKNQHGTYLLNGNYVVSAVERDLLVKGSLLRYSGTSTSIEILRATRPLQEPLTVEVLSVGKMTPPRVRYSFHVSKESKEEKTLKKEERSHKTHNSVLMDSNKVEVKKQAMGKRPVSHWVTGNWDICTVTCGNGFQKRLVQCQSVEGRPAVDCDSTDRPVAVRPCGDPCPMWDVGTWSHCSKSCGRGFKRRPVHCINENGMNLPRDHCSGRRKPQELDLCNLKPC from the exons ATGGCTACACTCATtcattgtttgattgtttttatacattttttcttttatttgaaacaaacattttgcaTGGAGGTCGATTTCTTCACACCCGAACGCGTGGATCTCCAAGATGATGAAAAGCATCTGCAGATGAATGTTTTTCGATTAACTGCGTTCAAACAGGAATTTTACCTCAGACTCACACCGGATTCTAGTTTTCTTGCTCTGGGCACCTTGGCCCCTGAGAGTGGCCCTTTGGCACCTAACGCGTCTGAAGCGGCAGACCTCAGGGCATGTTTCTACTCCGGTGATGTCAACACAGACCCGGACTCATTTGCCGCTGTCAGCCTGTGCAAAGGTCTCCATGGAGGGTTCTCCTATAAGGGAATGGAGTATTTCATCAGTCGAAACAGGGCTGAAGACGCAGCAGTCGCGTCTGGATACAGAAACTATTTGGACAGGACGCATGTCATCCGCCGCCGGGGACGCACTGATGCGCACTTCGGCCGCAACTTCACCAGCAGGTGTGGAGTTACACCTGATCCCAGCTTCACCGTCTCCCTGGAGAAATACAAGCATGTGGGCGAACTGGATAATGATGACTTCACTGAAACTGTGTTGAAAACCTTAGGCAGGTCAAAAAGGTTCGCCTCCATCCCCAGGTTTGTGGAGGTGCTGGTGGTGGCAGATGAATCGATGGCTACATTTCACGGGGATGACCTGAAGCACTATCTCCTGACCCTGATGTCAGTAGCAGCCCGGCTCTACAAACACCCCAGCATCTTCAACTCCATAAATATAGTGGTGGTGGGCTTCATGGTGATAAATGAGGCCAACAAGGGACCGAAGGTTTCCAGTAACGCAGCCCTGACTCTGCGCAACTTCTGCTCCTGGCAGAAGAAGTTGAATAAACACAACGACAAGCACCCTGACTACTGGGACACTGCCATACTGTTCACCAAACAG GATCTCTGTGGAGCCACAACCTGCGACACACTGGGGATGGCTGACGTCGGGACCATGTGTGACCCGAAGAGGAGCTGCTCTGTCATCGAGGATGACGGCCTGCCCTCGGCTTTCACCACTGCCCACGAACTAG GCCACGTCTTCAACATGCCCCACGACAATGTGAAGGCATGTGAGGAGGTGTTTGGGAAACTAAAGGACAACCACATGATGTCTCCCACGCTGATTCAGATTGACAGGAGCCGACCCTGGTCTGTTTGCAGCGCAGCCATCATTACTGAGTTCCTGGACAGAGGTCATG GAGACTGTCTGCTGGACCAGCCTCAGAGGCAGCTGTCTCTCCCGGACAACCTGCCTGGCTCCAGCTACAGCCTGCACCGCCAGTGTGAGCTCGCCTTCGGTCCCGCCTCCAAACCCTGCCCATACATGCAGCCCTGCTCCAAACTGTGGTGCACTGGGAAGGCCAGAGGACAGCTGGTCTGTCAAACCCGACACTTTCCCTGGGCGGATGGGACCAGCTGTGGCAACGGCAAGGTCTGCTACAGAGGAGCCTGCGCTGATAAGAATGCCACCATGCAGATCAAG GTGGATGGCCGGTGGGGCAAATGGGGTGCATTTGGAGATTGTTCCCGCAGTTGTGGTGGAGGAGTTCAACTCGCCAAGAGGGAGTGTAACAACCCCGTCCCTGAGAATGGAGGCAAATACTGCTACGGCCTTCGCATCAAATATCGCTCCTGTAACCTCAACCCTTGCCCTGAAACAG gtaAGAGTTTCAGGGAGGAGCAATGTGAGGCGTTCAACGGCCTAAACCTAAACACCAACAGACTGGGTTCCTCTGTGGTGTGGGTTCCCAAATATTCTGGCATCTCTCCCAAGGACAAATGCAAGCTCATCTGCCGTGCTAACGGGACTGGCTACTTCTATGTCCTTGCTCCTAAG GTGGTGGATGGGACGCCCTGCTCTCCTGACACCTCAGCTGTATGTGTTCAGGGAAAATGCATCAAGGCCGGCTGCGATGGCAAGCTGGACTCTAACAAGAAGTCTGACAAGTGTGGCGTGTGTGGCGGGGACAACAAGGGCTGTAAGAAAGTCTCAGGACTCTTCACCAAACCTGT TCATGGCTACAACTTTGTGGTGATGCTGCCAGTGGGAGCCTCCAACATTGACATCCGTCAGCGCGGCTATCGAGGAATGGTCAGCGATGAAAACTACCTAGCAGTAAAGAATCAGCATGGCACGTACCTCCTGAACGGCAACTACGTGGTGTCAGCGGTGGAGCGCGACCTGCTGGTGAAAGGCAGCCTGCTGCGTTACAGCGGCACCTCCACATCTATAGAGATTCTGCGGGCCACCAGACCCTTGCAGGAGCCCCTGACTGTGGAGGTACTCTCTGTGGGGAAGATGACTCCACCCAGGGTGCGCTACTCTTTCCACGTCTCCAAGGAGAGCAAGGAGGAAAAAACcctgaagaaagaggagagaagccACAAAACACATAACAGCGTCCTGATGGACAGCAACAAAGTAGAAGTTAAGAAGCAAGCGATGGGGAAGAGGCCAGTTAGTCACTGGGTGACAGGAAATTGGGATATATGCACAGTGACCTGTGGCAATGGTTTTCAGAAGAGGCTGGTGCAGTGCCAGAGTGTGGAGGGGCGTCCTGCAGTGGACTGTGACAGCACTGACAGGCCTGTAGCTGTGAGACCATGCGGGGATCCATGCCCCATGTGGGATGTAGGTACCTGGTCTCACTGCTCCAAGTCCTGTGGAAGGGGCTTTAAAAGGCGGCCGGTGCACTGCATAAACGAGAATGGTATGAATCTACCCAGGGACCACTGCTCTGGACGGAGGAAGCCTCAGGAACTGGATCTCTGCAACCTAAAGCCATGTTAG
- the LOC118106599 gene encoding A disintegrin and metalloproteinase with thrombospondin motifs 8: MCYTVRLLFLSMCVMNAALSTPFESEDVVPVRINARTSGRFWKRSEDQPRFVLRAFGKDLTLNLVPDTSFIAPSFTIQRIRARDAGALRSASGAKPALHPDLQMFTSQTEGSEGHLRGCFYSGDVGHDQNSVVAVSLCSGIFGSFITEGKEYLIEPKLIGGRGPDSTEQLHVIRRRTFAKGHGASLRFDRAAEDSRAEKRDGESFTHGDSDARREPRKRRFVSEPRFIDTLVVADSTMTHFYGDETKHYILTLMSMAAQLYKHPSIKNSVNIVVVKMLIVEDEEVGPEVSSNGGVALRNFCSWQQLFNPPSHRHPEHYDTAMLFTREDICGHKSCDTLGVADVGTMCDPKRSCSVIEDNGLQAAFTAAHELGHVLSMPHDDSKTCERLFGDLGGHYLMAPLFVSLNKTTPWSPCSALYITEFFDNGHGDCLLDVPESAMPLPSQLPGTKYSLDQQCQQIFGEEFIHCPNTSDSDVCSQLWCQEDGTAQCSTKNGSLPWADGSACGLNGTCLHGACMSTHEVMQPLVVVDGGWSLWGPWQQCSRTCGGGVEFSYRECADPVPQNGGKYCEGQRVQYQSCNTQPCDNNEGKSFREEQCEKYNSLHYLDYNGNMKQWIPKYAGVSPRDRCKLFCRARGSSEFKVFESKVIDGTTCGPDTTSVCVQGQCVKAGCDQVIGSNKRVDKCGVCGGSGLTCRKITSSYSKATYGYSDIVTIPIGATNIDIKQRSNRGIKHDGNYLAIRRESGGYILNGNFSVSTVEQDIPVLGAVLKYSGSSTTLERIQSFRQLKEAITIQILATAGDANPPKVKYTFFIPRDVTFNKSKEKKGSSQSLHMIHPFGVPEWALGEWSECSKSCGSGWSRRNVECRDNAGFFSTQCDKDLKPVDIRPCGDLPCPIWQLGPWSTCSRTCGQGERRRSVFCTDYTGKITEPEKCDPNKIPEPVSGECLNQECL, from the exons ATGTGTTACACTGTGCGTTTACTCTTTTTATCCATGTGCGTAATGAACGCGGCACTCTCCACTCCATTTGAATCAGAGGATGTTGTACCTGTTCGGATAAACGCAAGAACGAGCGGTCGCTTTTGGAAAAGAAGCGAGGATCAGCCGAGATTTGTCCTCAGAGCCTTTGGCAAGGACTTGACTCTAAATCTTGTACCAGACACCAGCTTTATCGCTCCTTCCTTCACCATACAGCGAATCAGGGCCAGAGATGCTGGCGCTTTACGCAGCGCTTCAGGTGCCAAACCTGCGCTGCACCCAGACCTCCAGATGTTCACGAGCCAGACAGAGGGCAGTGAAGGGCACCTGAGGGGCTGCTTTTACTCCGGGGACGTGGGTCACGATCAAAACTCGGTGGTGGCTGTTAGTTTGTGCTCCGGCATCTTCGGCTCCTTCATCACAGAGGGGAAAGAGTATTTAATTGAGCCCAAACTTATCGGCGGCCGAGGGCCAGACTCGACCGAGCAGCTGCATGTCATCAGGAGGAGGACATTCGCCAAAGGCCACGGTGCTTCCCTGCGGTTTGATCGCGCGGCGGAGGACAGCCGAGCGGAGAAGCGCGACGGGGAAAGTTTTACGCACGGGGACAGTGACGCACGGAGGGAACCTCGCAAGAGACGCTTTGTTTCCGAGCCACGGTTCATAGACACCCTGGTGGTAGCTGACTCAACCATGACCCACTTCTATGGAGATGAAACAAAG CACTACATTCTGACCCTGATGTCCATGGCAGCCCAGCTGTACAAGCATCCCAGCATAAAGAACTCAGTGAACATCGTGGTGGTGAAGATGTTGAtagtggaggatgaggaggtcgGCCCGGAGGTCTCCAGCAACGGAGGTGTGGCCCTGAGGAATTTTTGCTCCTGGCAGCAACTCTTCAATCCACCAAGCCATAGGCACCCAGAGCACTATGACACTGCCATGCTGTTCACCAGAGAG GACATCTGCGGACATAAGAGCTGCGACACGCTGGGTGTGGCTGATGTCGGGACTATGTGCGACCCCAAGAGAAGCTGCTCCGTTATTGAGGACAACGGCCTGCAGGCTGCCTTCACAGCTGCGCATGAGCTTG GTCATGTGTTGAGTATGCCCCACGACGACTCCAAGACCTGTGAGAGGCTGTTCGGAGATCTGGGAGGACATTACCTGATGGCTCCACTGTTTGTCAGCCTCAACAAGACCACACCCTGGTCTCCCTGCAGTGCCCTCTACATCACTGAGTTCTTTGACAACGGACATG GGGACTGCCTGCTGGACGTCCCAGAGAGTGCCATGCCATTACCAAGTCAGCTTCCAGGCACCAAGTACAGCCTGGACCAACAGTGCCAGCAGATCTTTGGAGAGGAGTTCATCCACTGCCCCAACACCTCAGACAGTGACGTGTGCAGCCAGCTTTGGTGTCAAGAGGACGGGACGGCGCAGTGCTCCACCAAGAACGGCAGCTTGCCCTGGGCCGACGGCTCCGCCTGTGGCCTCAATGGGACCTGTCTCCACGGCGCATGCATGTCCACCCATGAGGTGATGCAGCCACTG GTGGTAGTGGACGGGGGCTGGAGCTTGTGGGGACCTTGGCAGCAGTGCTCCAGAACATGCGGAGGTGGAGTGGAGTTCTCCTACAGGGAGTGTGCTGACCCCGTGCCTCAGAACGGAGGGAAGTACTGCGAGGGACAGAGGGTCCAGTATCAGTCCTGCAACACGCAGCCCTGTGACAACAACGAGG GGAAGAGTttcagagaggagcagtgtgaGAAGTACAACAGCCTCCATTACCTGGACTACAATGGAAACATGAAACAGTGGATACCAAAGTATGCTGGAGTTTCTCCCAGAGATAGATGCAAGCTGTTCTGCCGGGCCAGAGGCAGCAGTGAATTTAAGGTGTTTGAATCCAAG GTGATCGATGGCACGACCTGTGGTCCTGACACCACGTCGGTGTGTGTCCAAGGCCAGTGTGTGAAGGCAGGCTGCGACCAGGTGATTGGATCCAACAAGAGAGTGGATAAGTGTGGAGTGTGTGGAGGAAGTGGGCTCACCTGTCGGAAGATCACAAGCTCCTACAGCAAAGCAAC CTATGGATACAGTGACATTGTCACAATTCCCATTGGTGCCACTAATATCGACATCAAACAGCGGAGCAACAGAGGGATCAAACATGATGGGAACTACCTGGCTATAAGGAGAGAGAGTGGTGGCTACATCCTCAATGGTAACTTTTCCGTTTCCACTGTGGAGCAGGACATTCCTGTGCTGGGTGCTGTGCTGAAGTACAGTGGCTCCTCCACCACGCTGGAGAGGATCCAAAGCTTCAGGCAACTAAAGGAGGCTATCACCATCCAAATCCTAGCCACTGCAGGGGATGCAAACCCACCTAAGGTCAAGTATACCTTCTTCATCCCCAGAGATGTGACCTTCAATAAATCCAAGGAGAAGAAGGGTTCGTCACAATCATTGCATATGATCCATCCCTTCGGTGTGCCTGAATGGGCGCTGGGGGAGTGGTCTGAGTGCTCCAAGAGCTGCGGCTCCGGATGGTCCAGGAGGAACGTTGAGTGCCGAGACAATGCAGGCTTCTTCTCCACCCAGTGTGACAAAGACCTGAAACCTGTAGACATCCGGCCGTGCGGGGATCTGCCATGTCCCATCTGGCAATTGGGACCTTGGTCCACCTGTT